A window from Drosophila yakuba strain Tai18E2 chromosome 3L, Prin_Dyak_Tai18E2_2.1, whole genome shotgun sequence encodes these proteins:
- the LOC6535216 gene encoding casein kinase II subunit alpha, with protein MTLPSAARVYTDVNAHKPDEYWDYENYVVDWGNQDDYQLVRKLGRGKYSEVFEAINITTTEKCVVKILKPVKKKKIKREIKILENLRGGTNIITLLAVVKDPVSRTPALIFEHVNNTDFKQLYQTLTDYEIRYYLFELLKALDYCHSMGIMHRDVKPHNVMIDHENRKLRLIDWGLAEFYHPGQEYNVRVASRYFKGPELLVDYQMYDYSLDMWSLGCMLASMIFRKEPFFHGHDNYDQLVRIAKVLGTEELYAYLDKYNIDLDPRFHDILQRHSRKRWERFVHSDNQHLVSPEALDFLDKLLRYDHVDRLTAREAMAHPYFLPIVNGQMNPNNQQ; from the coding sequence ATGACTCTTCCAAGTGCTGCTCGCGTGTACACAGATGTCAATGCCCATAAGCCGGATGAATATTGGGACTATGAAAATTATGTGGTTGATTGGGGCAATCAGGACGATTATCAGTTGGTCCGTAAACTAGGCCGTGGAAAGTATTCTGAGGTCTTCGAAGCAATTAATATTACGACCACAGAAAAGTGCGTGGTTAAAATTCTAAAACCAGTTAAAAAGAAGAAGATAAAGCGTGAAATCAAAATTTTGGAGAACTTGCGTGGAGGAACTAATATAATAACACTTTTAGCCGTTGTCAAGGATCCAGTATCTCGTACACCAGCGTTGATTTTTGAGCACGTCAACAACACAGATTTCAAGCAACTTTACCAAACATTAACTGATTATGAGATTCGTTATTACTTGTTTGAGCTTCTTAAGGCACTTGACTACTGCCATAGCATGGGAATAATGCATCGTGATGTAAAGCCCCACAATGTTATGATCGATcacgaaaatcgaaaattgcGCCTTATAGATTGGGGACTTGCCGAATTTTATCATCCTGGTCAAGAATATAATGTTCGCGTGGCGTCCAGATACTTTAAAGGCCCCGAATTACTGGTAGATTACCAGATGTATGATTACTCACTGGATATGTGGTCATTGGGTTGCATGTTGGCGTCAATGATATTCCGAAAAGAACCATTTTTTCATGGTCATGACAACTATGATCAATTGGTACGCATTGCAAAGGTGCTGGGCACCGAAGAACTCTACGCATATTTGGATAAATACAATATTGACCTCGATCCAAGATTTCACGATATTCTACAGCGTCACTCACGAAAGCGATGGGAAAGATTTGTCCATTCTGACAACCAACATTTAGTTTCTCCTGAAGCTCTAGACTTTCTTGATAAACTCTTGCGCTATGATCACGTTGACCGACTCACAGCTCGCGAAGCAATGGCCCATCCATATTTTTTACCTATTGTCAATGGACAAATGAATCCCAATAATCAGCAATAA